From Roseburia hominis, the proteins below share one genomic window:
- a CDS encoding nucleoside recognition domain-containing protein yields MEEKKKMISVAEVTDPDMTSPELDYVELDSGSRTKGIILFLICSIIGIAVFFGQVNGSTIFGLIYNGFVDLFGQAIYWILTAVIVGNFVCHIYFKYIDKGKTKNAFADVYGNDTVVHTVLYGLGVVYIVIYTLWVVHGMNMPEIIVSDATGGNVIPPIVKGVFGILLAGAVFMPFLLNYGILEIIGALLEPLMRPLFKVPGKSALDATASFVSSSSLGVLITNRLWKNNVYTEKEMVAIMTGFSAVSIGFAQLVIDTAGMGSHFFKIYALSFVMVFLIEMVTVRIPPISKKKDVYHNGKVQTEEERKEGSRYSVKTIPLGIQRSIKRAAVANSVPKNVGLSLKDSVLVLPQVLTMLSAVGVSAMILAEYTPVFKWLGYIFQPILMVCQVPDAAAIAPSMPVGIAEMFLPVLVMNSTAATVTIGMQARAFVCLVSMCQIIFFSETATVMMATKSPIKFWEIIVCFLERTIIAIPMASLIVNFLF; encoded by the coding sequence ATGGAAGAAAAGAAAAAAATGATTAGCGTAGCAGAAGTAACAGATCCGGATATGACATCGCCCGAGCTTGACTATGTGGAGCTTGACAGTGGCAGCAGGACGAAGGGGATTATCCTGTTCCTGATATGCTCCATCATCGGTATTGCAGTCTTTTTTGGACAGGTGAATGGAAGTACCATTTTTGGACTTATTTATAACGGATTTGTAGATTTGTTCGGACAGGCAATCTACTGGATATTGACCGCAGTAATCGTTGGGAATTTTGTCTGTCACATCTATTTTAAATACATCGATAAGGGCAAGACAAAGAATGCTTTTGCAGATGTGTATGGAAATGATACCGTAGTTCACACGGTGTTATATGGTTTAGGTGTTGTTTATATCGTGATCTACACTCTGTGGGTAGTGCATGGTATGAATATGCCGGAGATTATTGTAAGTGACGCGACAGGCGGCAATGTAATTCCGCCGATTGTAAAAGGTGTGTTTGGTATTCTTCTGGCAGGCGCGGTATTTATGCCGTTTTTGCTGAATTATGGTATTCTGGAAATTATCGGAGCATTGCTCGAACCACTTATGAGACCGCTCTTTAAGGTTCCTGGAAAGTCTGCTCTTGATGCGACTGCTTCATTTGTAAGCTCGTCATCACTTGGAGTTCTGATCACGAACCGTCTGTGGAAGAACAATGTATACACGGAGAAGGAAATGGTAGCAATCATGACCGGATTCTCCGCAGTGTCGATTGGATTTGCACAGCTCGTTATTGATACGGCGGGCATGGGAAGTCATTTCTTCAAGATTTATGCACTTAGTTTTGTGATGGTATTCCTGATTGAGATGGTTACGGTGCGTATCCCGCCGATTTCTAAGAAGAAAGATGTTTATCATAATGGAAAAGTACAGACAGAAGAGGAACGTAAGGAAGGTTCCCGCTATTCTGTAAAGACAATTCCGTTAGGTATTCAGAGATCCATTAAACGTGCGGCAGTTGCCAACAGTGTGCCGAAAAATGTAGGGCTCAGCCTGAAAGATAGCGTTCTGGTGCTTCCTCAGGTGCTTACGATGTTGTCCGCAGTCGGTGTGTCTGCTATGATTCTGGCAGAGTATACTCCGGTATTTAAGTGGCTTGGTTATATTTTCCAGCCGATTTTGATGGTATGTCAGGTTCCGGATGCAGCAGCGATCGCTCCGTCTATGCCGGTTGGTATTGCGGAAATGTTCCTGCCGGTTCTGGTTATGAACAGTACAGCGGCAACAGTGACGATTGGTATGCAGGCAAGAGCGTTCGTATGTCTGGTATCTATGTGTCAGATTATTTTCTTCTCTGAGACAGCGACAGTTATGATGGCGACAAAATCACCGATTAAATTCTGGGAGATTATTGTATGCTTCTTAGAGAGAACGATTATTGCGATTCCGATGGCGTCGCTTATTGTTAATTTCCTATTTTAG
- the speB gene encoding agmatinase → MAEVKQPASALSSPRFCNMGTFMRMTKVDSAEGLDFAIAGAPFDTASSFRSGSRFGPNAIRNISAMMKPNNVILQVNIMENLKGGDIGDFNVTPGYIHPTYDAIEEGVAGILKENAVPIVLGGDHSITLAELRAVAKKYGPVALVHFDSHSDLCDEVFGQKYNHGTPFRRAIEEGLIDPAHSIQIGMRGSLYDPNEHKMAAELGMLLIPAHKVREMGFEALIKTALERVGDKPVFLTFDIDFVDPAYAPGTGTPEVGGFTSYESLSLVRAIKDMNFVGFDIVEVLPSYDSGEVTAYLAANIVFEYLSILAAKKKK, encoded by the coding sequence ATGGCAGAAGTAAAACAGCCCGCAAGTGCTTTATCATCACCAAGATTTTGTAACATGGGAACATTTATGCGTATGACGAAGGTGGATTCCGCAGAAGGACTTGACTTTGCAATCGCAGGTGCACCTTTTGACACCGCAAGCTCATTCCGTTCCGGTTCACGTTTCGGCCCGAATGCAATCCGTAACATCTCTGCGATGATGAAACCGAACAATGTTATTTTGCAGGTAAACATCATGGAGAATCTGAAAGGTGGCGACATTGGTGATTTCAATGTAACTCCGGGTTACATTCATCCGACTTATGATGCGATTGAAGAAGGTGTTGCAGGAATTCTGAAAGAGAATGCAGTGCCGATCGTTCTTGGCGGCGACCATTCGATTACACTGGCAGAGCTTCGTGCTGTTGCTAAAAAATATGGTCCGGTAGCTCTGGTACACTTTGATTCTCATTCTGACCTGTGTGATGAAGTATTCGGACAGAAATACAATCATGGAACTCCGTTCAGACGTGCAATCGAAGAAGGACTTATCGATCCGGCACACTCAATCCAGATTGGTATGCGTGGATCTCTCTATGATCCGAACGAGCACAAGATGGCAGCAGAGCTTGGTATGCTCCTGATTCCGGCACACAAAGTTCGTGAGATGGGATTTGAGGCACTTATTAAGACGGCTCTGGAGCGTGTAGGCGACAAACCGGTATTCCTGACCTTTGATATTGACTTTGTTGATCCGGCTTACGCACCGGGAACTGGTACACCAGAGGTTGGCGGATTTACATCTTATGAGTCTCTGTCTTTAGTTAGAGCAATCAAAGATATGAACTTTGTAGGATTTGATATTGTTGAGGTTCTGCCTTCTTACGATTCAGGAGAAGTGACAGCTTACCTTGCTGCAAATATTGTATTTGAGTATCTTTCCATTCTTGCTGCAAAGAAGAAAAAATAA
- a CDS encoding LysR family transcriptional regulator produces the protein MNFHNLQCVLEIWKCGSINKAAKNLFTSQSNLSHSIRALETELGFPLFARSSKGIELTQEGELFIQSAQIILSEHNKIKKIPSQFKHHENISISCTNSALFMQTFIQFLNQSPAIGCRDSFKETGLIQVIQDVVEQRYRMAIFYCFEDREPFHRLTANRYHMDLVPLRLHIPLEVLLSTSHPLAQLDSVSYQDLPNQNIVTYENFDPADWLEVLGLNDEEKITYIFDRGGLFDTVKTGQYISVVVKNSISIPEGSKVTTLPLDFDKYIGIYLMKSQSYQVSVREKKFIHYLKNQLKI, from the coding sequence ATGAATTTTCACAATCTACAATGTGTTCTGGAAATCTGGAAATGTGGCTCGATCAATAAAGCAGCTAAGAATCTGTTTACCTCACAATCGAATCTTAGCCACTCGATTCGCGCCCTTGAAACGGAACTTGGCTTTCCTCTTTTCGCCCGTAGCAGTAAGGGAATCGAACTTACACAAGAAGGTGAATTGTTCATTCAGTCTGCCCAGATTATCTTGTCGGAACATAACAAGATCAAGAAGATTCCCAGTCAGTTTAAGCATCATGAAAATATTTCCATATCCTGCACAAACTCTGCTCTTTTTATGCAGACCTTCATTCAGTTTTTGAATCAGTCCCCTGCCATCGGATGCCGGGATTCCTTCAAGGAGACAGGACTTATCCAAGTCATACAGGACGTGGTAGAACAACGCTACCGCATGGCTATTTTTTATTGTTTTGAGGACCGTGAGCCTTTTCATCGGCTTACCGCCAACCGCTACCATATGGATTTGGTACCGCTCAGACTACACATTCCGCTGGAAGTCCTTCTGAGCACCTCTCATCCTCTGGCACAGCTTGATTCTGTGTCCTACCAGGATCTTCCGAATCAAAATATTGTCACCTATGAAAACTTTGATCCGGCTGACTGGCTGGAAGTCCTGGGGTTGAACGACGAAGAAAAGATTACTTACATTTTCGACCGCGGCGGACTATTTGACACTGTCAAGACCGGTCAATATATCTCCGTTGTCGTGAAGAATTCCATCTCGATTCCGGAAGGCTCCAAAGTGACCACTCTCCCTTTGGATTTTGACAAATATATTGGGATTTATCTGATGAAATCCCAGTCTTATCAAGTGAGTGTGCGTGAGAAAAAATTCATTCATTATTTGAAAAATCAGCTGAAGATCTGA
- a CDS encoding HAD family hydrolase: MNIEDRRIRMVMLDIDGTIVNSSKSRTMTAELCEVIWQVVENGIYVGLASGRNYGHVMSLIRGSGFTGPFICNNGAYIVWEDEVYRERLLPDTVIEAAWAQVRSLKCYVEFSGRNVMHTCVVPGYTGPTFPKVGEDEYLDEMEYSQVDFEKIRRDSISKITIVVDTKEKAEEVTKFWTEGSLKDLVSLSRSFWFCLELTQKGVCKGEGLKEIAGQMGIPMSEVLAIGDGDNDVEMLQAAGISFAMENASYAALAAAKYRTASVEEDGARQVLEKYLLKRK; the protein is encoded by the coding sequence ATGAACATAGAGGATCGTAGAATCAGAATGGTCATGCTGGATATAGACGGTACGATCGTCAATTCTTCCAAATCCAGGACTATGACGGCAGAGCTGTGTGAGGTTATCTGGCAGGTCGTGGAAAACGGAATCTACGTGGGGCTGGCGTCAGGGCGCAATTATGGACATGTGATGTCTCTGATACGCGGAAGTGGTTTTACCGGGCCGTTTATCTGCAACAACGGGGCTTATATTGTATGGGAAGACGAGGTGTACCGGGAAAGACTCCTTCCGGATACGGTCATCGAGGCTGCGTGGGCGCAGGTCAGGAGCCTTAAATGCTATGTTGAGTTTTCCGGAAGAAATGTCATGCACACCTGTGTGGTTCCCGGCTATACCGGCCCTACATTCCCCAAAGTCGGGGAAGATGAATATCTGGATGAGATGGAGTATTCGCAGGTTGATTTTGAAAAGATCAGACGGGATTCTATCAGTAAGATTACGATTGTCGTCGATACGAAGGAAAAAGCGGAGGAAGTCACAAAGTTTTGGACGGAGGGAAGTCTGAAGGATCTGGTATCTTTGTCGCGGTCTTTTTGGTTCTGTCTGGAACTTACACAGAAGGGCGTATGCAAAGGGGAGGGCCTCAAGGAAATTGCAGGGCAGATGGGAATTCCGATGTCGGAGGTCCTGGCGATCGGCGACGGGGATAACGATGTGGAAATGCTGCAGGCCGCGGGCATCTCATTTGCCATGGAAAATGCATCTTACGCAGCGCTTGCCGCGGCGAAATACCGCACGGCTTCGGTGGAAGAAGATGGAGCAAGGCAGGTGCTGGAGAAGTATTTGCTTAAAAGGAAATAG